One Mobula hypostoma chromosome 5, sMobHyp1.1, whole genome shotgun sequence DNA segment encodes these proteins:
- the LOC134346673 gene encoding zinc-binding protein A33-like: MRAVVSPVPEQLTLDLDTAHNDLVLSPDLMSVQYGTTDQNHQDHPRRFVEDLCVLSSQSFMSGRHYWEVYVGYKISWVVGVCTESVNRNGSISYTPEQGQWVIDVSSNSVKIPNVISHLEIKLRKLGVYLDYERGQVSFYNADNMCHIHTYTDSFTEKLYLILNPYTNKACENPEPLTLLTS, translated from the exons ATGAGAGCCGTGGTTTCACCAG TGCCAGAGCAGCTAACACTGGACCTGGATACAGCTCACAATGATCTCGTCCTCTCTCCGGATCTGATGAGTGTGCAGTACGGGACCACCGATCAAAATCATCAGGATCACCCGAGAAGATTTGTAGAAGATTTGTGTGTTTTGAGTTCACAGAGTTTCATGTCTGGGAGGCACTACTGGGAGGTGTATGTTGGATATAAGATTAGCTGGGTTGTGGGTGTCTGCACAGAGTCTGTAAACAGGAATGGAAGCATCTCCTACACACCGGAACAGGGACAGTGGGTTATTGATGTCTCTTCTAATTCAGTGAAGATACCAAATGTCATCTCCCATCTGGAAATAAAACTTCGAAAACTGGGGGTTTACCTGGATTACGAGCGGGGCCAGGTGTCATTTTACAATGCTGACAATATGTGTCACATCCACACTTACACAGACAGCTTCACTGAGAAACTTTATCTCATCTTAAATCCATATACTAACAAAGCATGCGAAAACCCTGAACCACTCACACTGCTCACCAGTTAA